The following proteins are co-located in the Candidatus Nezhaarchaeota archaeon genome:
- a CDS encoding pyruvoyl-dependent arginine decarboxylase — protein MSSTYNGLFLPRKFFVTGGKAINPKSPLNAFDEALMDAGIAQYNIVPVSSIVPPDAVEVSSIDLTPGAVVFAVLARMDGVSGETISAGVAWGWARRPNGYGYGLVAEAYGHKGGRALEEELRVKVEEMAKVRGMEVEGVRCRVESIERVPEGTYGCVVAAFVYLPVDATLPRLRPSP, from the coding sequence ATGTCGAGCACCTATAACGGCCTCTTCCTACCTAGGAAGTTCTTCGTAACTGGTGGTAAGGCTATCAACCCTAAGTCTCCGCTAAACGCCTTCGACGAGGCGCTAATGGACGCCGGCATAGCTCAGTACAACATAGTCCCCGTGTCCTCCATAGTGCCGCCTGACGCAGTCGAGGTCTCCTCAATAGACCTGACCCCTGGCGCCGTCGTATTCGCCGTCCTCGCCCGTATGGACGGCGTTAGCGGAGAGACCATTAGCGCTGGCGTGGCCTGGGGCTGGGCCCGCAGGCCTAACGGCTACGGCTACGGGCTAGTGGCTGAGGCCTATGGGCATAAGGGGGGGCGTGCGCTAGAGGAGGAGCTTAGGGTGAAGGTCGAGGAGATGGCTAAGGTCAGGGGCATGGAGGTAGAGGGGGTGAGGTGCCGCGTAGAGTCGATAGAGAGGGTCCCTGAGGGCACGTACGGCTGCGTCGTAGCCGCCTTCGTCTACCTGCCCGTCGACGCCACCCTCCCTAGGCTTCGGCCTTCGCCCTAA
- a CDS encoding DUF367 family protein has translation MREPRLYVLRRVGCDPSKCTGLKLARKGLVELVVKAGEAPRGAIVLNPLASRILTQLDRKLAEARGVLAVDGSWEDVDKLFSARLRGAHRRLPALIASNPINYGVLHKLSTLEALAAALFILGFPEACRKLLSLYKWGRVFIELNYELLKAYSEAKSEEEARRVEEGLEKGLHVPR, from the coding sequence TTGAGGGAGCCTAGGCTCTACGTCCTTCGGAGGGTGGGCTGCGACCCATCTAAGTGCACGGGGCTTAAGCTAGCGAGGAAGGGGCTGGTTGAGCTAGTAGTAAAAGCAGGGGAGGCCCCGCGCGGAGCCATAGTCCTAAACCCCTTAGCCTCGAGGATCCTCACCCAGCTCGATAGGAAGCTAGCTGAAGCTAGAGGGGTGCTGGCGGTAGACGGGTCATGGGAGGACGTGGACAAGCTCTTCTCAGCTAGGCTGAGGGGGGCTCATAGGAGGCTCCCCGCGCTCATAGCTAGCAACCCGATTAACTATGGAGTGCTGCATAAGCTCTCGACACTAGAAGCCTTAGCCGCAGCCCTCTTCATACTCGGGTTCCCTGAGGCCTGTAGGAAGCTACTATCGCTATATAAGTGGGGGAGGGTGTTCATTGAGCTTAACTACGAGCTCTTAAAGGCCTACTCTGAAGCTAAGAGTGAAGAAGAAGCGAGGAGGGTAGAGGAGGGTCTTGAGAAGGGGCTACATGTTCCTAGATAA
- a CDS encoding deoxyhypusine synthase, with product MRAVVDYDVEGSVTVARIIERLRRAGGFTARHLAEGVEVLEAMLRDSACTVFLAFPACLVATGLRGVLAGMIRRGIVDVVVTTGGTLDHDLARAYGARYLEGSFYVDDYELAEKGIHRLGNIFIPREDYGPLIEGAMRRILDELYAAGVTKLSSRTLAEEVGRRLSDGQSILRQAYEKRVPIYSPSILDSAVGTQLVLYSQARKVELDLIQDEKELLDLAFSSEKLGALILGGGVSKHHVLWFSQFKGGLDYAVYVTTAQEYDGSLSGARTREAVSWGKVKARARHVTIDGDATLILPFMMAAVYERLGL from the coding sequence ATGAGGGCTGTAGTAGACTACGACGTCGAGGGTTCCGTGACGGTAGCTAGGATAATTGAGAGGCTTAGGCGGGCGGGCGGCTTTACAGCCAGGCACCTAGCTGAAGGAGTAGAGGTGCTAGAGGCTATGCTTAGAGATAGCGCCTGCACAGTGTTCCTAGCCTTCCCAGCTTGCCTCGTCGCGACGGGCTTAAGGGGGGTGCTAGCAGGGATGATTAGGAGGGGGATCGTAGACGTCGTTGTAACGACGGGGGGTACTTTAGACCACGACTTAGCGAGGGCTTACGGCGCCCGCTACCTTGAGGGGTCCTTCTACGTAGACGACTACGAGCTAGCTGAGAAGGGTATACATAGGCTGGGCAACATCTTCATCCCGCGCGAGGACTACGGGCCGTTGATCGAGGGGGCCATGCGGAGGATACTGGACGAGCTCTACGCCGCTGGGGTAACTAAGCTCTCCTCGAGGACCCTGGCCGAGGAGGTTGGGAGGAGGCTTAGCGATGGCCAATCTATCCTCAGGCAGGCGTATGAGAAGCGCGTCCCGATCTACTCCCCAAGCATACTAGACTCAGCCGTAGGCACGCAGCTAGTCCTATACTCACAGGCGAGGAAGGTGGAGCTGGACTTAATTCAAGACGAGAAGGAGCTCCTAGACCTAGCCTTTAGCTCAGAGAAGCTAGGGGCCTTAATACTTGGGGGAGGGGTCTCGAAGCACCACGTACTTTGGTTTAGCCAGTTTAAAGGAGGCTTAGACTACGCTGTGTACGTAACTACTGCTCAAGAGTACGACGGAAGTCTCTCAGGAGCTAGAACTAGGGAGGCTGTGAGCTGGGGGAAGGTGAAGGCGAGGGCTAGGCACGTAACGATAGACGGAGACGCCACGCTAATCCTCCCCTTCATGATGGCGGCTGTCTACGAGAGGCTGGGGCTATGA
- a CDS encoding endonuclease III — translation MMGRALEIYRLLKEGLKLPELPSLFKDPFQVLVITVISQNTNDLNTERAYRRLEARGLLKPEAILEASLEELEDSLRVAGLYRSKAKRLKEIAKQVLENYGGDLSRLFSMPLEEARKRLLDLPGVGFKTADVLLLFCGRKPVIPIDTHVSRAAKRLGLASARAGYEEVRLSLQALYPPDPELYLDLHLLLISLGRKFCRARKPLCAKCPLRQLCPSSSASGPPQPYSLSAHS, via the coding sequence ATGATGGGGAGGGCCCTTGAGATCTACAGGCTGTTGAAGGAGGGCCTCAAGCTACCTGAGCTACCTAGCCTCTTTAAAGACCCCTTCCAGGTCTTAGTCATCACCGTCATCTCTCAGAACACGAACGACTTAAACACTGAGCGCGCCTATAGGAGGCTTGAGGCCAGGGGGCTACTTAAGCCAGAGGCTATTTTAGAGGCCAGCCTAGAGGAGCTCGAAGACTCCCTAAGGGTAGCTGGGCTGTATAGGAGCAAGGCTAAGAGGCTTAAAGAGATAGCTAAGCAGGTGCTCGAGAATTACGGCGGGGACTTATCTAGGCTCTTCTCCATGCCCCTAGAGGAGGCTAGAAAGAGGCTCCTAGACCTACCTGGGGTCGGCTTTAAGACGGCCGACGTGCTACTCCTATTCTGCGGGCGCAAGCCAGTCATACCTATCGATACGCACGTGAGCCGGGCGGCGAAGCGCCTAGGCTTAGCGAGCGCGAGGGCTGGCTATGAGGAAGTTAGGCTTAGCCTCCAAGCCCTATACCCACCAGACCCAGAGCTGTACTTAGACCTGCACTTACTGCTGATCTCCCTTGGGAGGAAGTTCTGTAGAGCTCGCAAGCCCCTATGCGCTAAGTGCCCCTTAAGACAGCTCTGCCCATCTAGCTCAGCCAGCGGCCCGCCGCAGCCCTACAGCCTTAGCGCGCATAGCTAA
- a CDS encoding DUF4443 domain-containing protein, with product MSSLLEALSKWRGRPGRGPKIEVPLHKLILLLRILDAEGPIGRYSLVSKAGLGEGVVRSMLSTLIRHGFAEAKRGRGCVLSLSGRRELKELLERYGVIDLKPISPPQLNIGAFEVAAHVKGASSKVRMGIEQRDEAIKAGARGALTLVCRKGRLVVPGVEEPLEEVSPSLANCLSGMFKLEDGDVVLVCSSDERWRAEEAAIATAISLASGGSTSSFSYAR from the coding sequence GTGTCCAGCCTCCTCGAGGCTCTATCTAAGTGGCGTGGGAGGCCGGGGAGGGGCCCTAAGATCGAGGTCCCTCTACATAAGCTAATACTGCTGCTGAGGATACTAGATGCCGAGGGGCCTATTGGCCGCTACTCGCTAGTAAGCAAGGCTGGGCTTGGTGAAGGCGTCGTTAGGTCCATGCTCTCGACGCTAATTAGGCACGGCTTCGCCGAGGCTAAGAGGGGTAGGGGCTGCGTCCTCAGCTTAAGTGGGCGTAGGGAGCTTAAGGAGCTTCTTGAACGCTATGGAGTTATTGACCTAAAGCCCATCTCTCCTCCTCAACTAAACATAGGGGCCTTCGAGGTGGCTGCCCACGTCAAGGGGGCCTCCTCTAAGGTGAGGATGGGCATAGAGCAGCGAGACGAAGCGATTAAGGCAGGGGCTCGCGGAGCCCTAACGCTAGTCTGTAGGAAGGGTAGGCTTGTGGTGCCTGGGGTTGAGGAGCCCCTAGAGGAAGTAAGCCCAAGCCTCGCTAATTGCCTTAGCGGGATGTTTAAGCTTGAAGACGGCGACGTAGTCTTAGTCTGCTCTTCAGACGAGCGGTGGAGGGCCGAGGAGGCCGCGATAGCTACAGCGATTAGCTTAGCGTCAGGCGGCTCTACAAGCTCCTTTAGCTATGCGCGCTAA
- a CDS encoding DUF4430 domain-containing protein — MAKWRSIAVLALCWAVVASLLAAHYYVLSLTQPARPAMLGSVLLIIDYGNGTFHLYNATLSEPVTLFNLTARVAAVEYEEYPGLGIFVTSINHVANNPAESKYWTWWYWDGRQWALGPVGAGAFRITNSTVVCWYYSFVDPGTWTMRPPSSKIFSLEIAPKRP, encoded by the coding sequence GTGGCTAAGTGGAGAAGTATAGCAGTGCTCGCCCTCTGCTGGGCAGTAGTGGCTTCTCTACTAGCTGCTCACTACTACGTGCTCTCATTAACCCAGCCAGCGCGCCCAGCGATGCTAGGTAGCGTACTGCTGATAATAGACTACGGGAACGGCACCTTCCACCTGTACAACGCTACCCTTAGCGAGCCCGTGACCCTCTTTAACTTGACGGCTAGGGTAGCCGCTGTAGAGTACGAAGAGTACCCTGGGCTAGGGATATTCGTGACCTCCATTAACCACGTCGCTAATAACCCAGCTGAGAGCAAGTACTGGACCTGGTGGTATTGGGATGGGAGGCAGTGGGCCCTAGGACCCGTGGGGGCGGGCGCCTTTAGAATTACGAATAGCACCGTTGTATGCTGGTACTACTCGTTCGTCGACCCGGGCACTTGGACGATGAGGCCCCCGTCCTCTAAGATATTTAGCTTAGAAATAGCTCCTAAGAGGCCCTAG
- a CDS encoding RimK family alpha-L-glutamate ligase, whose product MFIAVIHDTYNPDRPCQDILKELGSRGIRHEFVRISRISSVVGGRPRFTVGPRSLDDLDGAFVRSLGSIVNTEQMVRRMTLLEHLEASGVVLMNPLEPLLTTRDKYRTLYKLDAKGIPVPKTLVCEDLRTAYEYSKRLRRVVVKPIVGSRGYGSVLIEHPEIAFRILKTLASTRHPLYVQEYIDKPARDMRVFAVDGRVIAAMYRYAPKGEWRTNIAQGGEGRPCKLEGEYEEMALKAVEALDLWYAGVDIVEGPRGPVVIEVNGSPDWEELFEVTGVNPAPFIVDCLVRKIKR is encoded by the coding sequence TTGTTCATAGCCGTGATTCACGATACCTACAACCCCGACCGCCCTTGCCAAGACATCTTAAAAGAGCTGGGGAGCAGGGGCATTAGGCACGAGTTCGTAAGGATCTCCCGCATATCCTCAGTGGTAGGGGGCAGGCCCCGCTTCACCGTGGGCCCTAGGAGCCTCGACGACCTCGACGGGGCCTTCGTTAGGTCGCTGGGCTCCATTGTGAACACCGAGCAGATGGTTAGACGGATGACGCTGCTCGAGCACCTAGAGGCTAGCGGAGTGGTCTTAATGAACCCGCTCGAGCCCCTGCTTACTACGCGCGATAAGTACAGGACTCTCTATAAGCTCGACGCTAAGGGGATCCCTGTCCCCAAGACCCTCGTCTGCGAAGACTTGAGGACGGCCTACGAGTACTCCAAGAGGCTGAGGAGGGTCGTGGTAAAGCCCATAGTCGGCTCGAGGGGCTACGGCTCAGTGCTAATTGAGCACCCTGAGATCGCCTTTAGGATCTTGAAGACCCTAGCCTCCACCCGCCACCCGCTATACGTGCAGGAGTACATCGATAAGCCGGCGCGCGACATGAGGGTGTTCGCTGTCGACGGAAGGGTCATCGCGGCCATGTATCGCTACGCCCCTAAGGGGGAGTGGAGGACCAACATAGCCCAGGGGGGTGAGGGGAGGCCCTGTAAGCTTGAGGGGGAGTACGAGGAGATGGCCCTGAAGGCCGTGGAGGCCCTCGACCTCTGGTACGCAGGAGTAGACATCGTCGAGGGGCCTAGGGGCCCCGTGGTCATTGAGGTGAACGGCTCCCCAGACTGGGAGGAGCTATTCGAGGTCACTGGCGTGAACCCAGCGCCGTTTATAGTAGACTGCCTGGTGAGAAAGATTAAGCGCTAG
- a CDS encoding formylmethanofuran dehydrogenase subunit E family protein has protein sequence MRWGLSFEEAVRLHGHVGPWLALGYKVGSYAREKLRVESPLSVKCTAFLPKKAPYSCAIDGIQASFGCTAGKLNLEIVESRVEDISFLFVNTESGRAVRLRLREGLAKLIEELASRRGLGEAAEEVLRMDLQRLVEEVEGSAPP, from the coding sequence ATGAGGTGGGGCCTTAGCTTCGAAGAGGCTGTTAGGCTGCACGGCCACGTAGGCCCGTGGCTCGCGCTAGGGTACAAGGTAGGGAGCTATGCTAGAGAGAAGTTAAGAGTCGAGTCTCCGCTTAGCGTGAAGTGCACAGCCTTCTTGCCTAAGAAGGCCCCGTACTCCTGCGCCATCGACGGGATTCAGGCATCCTTTGGATGTACGGCTGGGAAGCTGAACTTAGAGATCGTCGAGTCGAGGGTGGAGGACATCTCCTTCCTCTTCGTAAATACGGAGTCTGGCCGAGCCGTGAGGTTAAGGTTGAGGGAGGGCCTCGCGAAGCTAATTGAGGAACTGGCCTCTAGGAGGGGGTTGGGGGAGGCGGCGGAGGAAGTCTTACGCATGGACCTACAGCGGCTCGTAGAGGAAGTAGAGGGCTCGGCCCCTCCTTAA
- a CDS encoding DUF1464 family protein produces MARVIGIDPGTKSLDVCGLEEGEVFYERSLETVEVARDPGALIKAVEEAMPLDLIVGPSGYGVELTYLSDIPSELLEEWYYTYVLLTTKGAVEEAIRRGSTGAFIYYAMTQVVKEMKRRNLPVCFIPGVIHLPTVPPHRKLNKIDMGTADKLCVCMLGVHDQAERLKLPYSEVSFIQVEMGFGYNAVMGVNGGVVVDGFGGTTMLGPGFLTMSYADLELVQLVGSWEKADVFTGGCITIAEAPSPEAFIESIDRSDRCRLAWEAMIEGVEKAVGAMLVSVPKPREILLSGRLVRVPRVFEELTKRLSKYAPVRRVSPLKGARVTKETAQGYAVVADGLAGGPFKGLIDHVKLREAKGSALDYVYHPKIQGVRSKLVPLKPWLSGQP; encoded by the coding sequence GTGGCTAGGGTAATTGGGATCGACCCAGGCACGAAGTCGCTAGACGTATGCGGCCTAGAGGAGGGGGAGGTGTTCTACGAGAGGTCCTTAGAGACCGTTGAGGTAGCTAGAGACCCTGGGGCCTTGATTAAGGCGGTCGAGGAGGCCATGCCCCTCGACCTAATAGTCGGCCCCTCTGGCTACGGCGTCGAGCTAACCTACCTCTCAGACATACCTAGCGAGCTGCTGGAGGAGTGGTACTACACCTACGTGTTACTGACGACTAAGGGGGCTGTCGAAGAGGCTATTAGGAGGGGGTCTACGGGGGCCTTCATATACTACGCTATGACGCAGGTGGTCAAGGAGATGAAGAGGAGGAACCTGCCTGTCTGCTTCATCCCAGGGGTTATCCACCTACCTACGGTCCCCCCTCACAGGAAGCTGAACAAGATAGACATGGGCACCGCGGATAAGCTGTGCGTCTGCATGCTGGGGGTCCACGATCAAGCAGAGAGGCTGAAGCTACCCTACTCAGAGGTGTCGTTCATACAGGTCGAGATGGGCTTTGGGTACAACGCCGTGATGGGGGTTAATGGCGGGGTGGTTGTCGACGGCTTCGGCGGGACGACGATGTTAGGCCCAGGCTTCTTAACGATGTCCTACGCAGACCTAGAGCTCGTGCAGCTTGTAGGTAGCTGGGAGAAGGCGGACGTCTTCACCGGCGGGTGTATAACTATTGCCGAGGCCCCCTCCCCGGAGGCCTTCATAGAGTCTATAGATCGTAGCGATCGCTGCAGGCTAGCCTGGGAGGCCATGATCGAGGGGGTGGAGAAGGCCGTGGGAGCTATGCTTGTATCTGTCCCTAAGCCTAGGGAGATTCTTCTCTCAGGTAGGCTTGTTCGCGTGCCCCGCGTCTTCGAGGAGCTTACGAAGAGGCTATCGAAGTACGCACCCGTGAGGAGGGTTAGCCCCCTTAAGGGCGCTAGGGTGACGAAGGAGACAGCTCAGGGCTATGCTGTAGTTGCTGATGGGCTCGCGGGCGGCCCCTTTAAGGGCTTAATCGACCACGTAAAGTTAAGGGAGGCTAAGGGGTCTGCCTTAGACTACGTCTACCACCCTAAGATCCAAGGGGTTAGGAGTAAGCTCGTACCGCTTAAGCCTTGGCTAAGCGGCCAGCCTTAA
- a CDS encoding restriction endonuclease, with the protein MSYLLTKPLLLALLEAGSVSLDEPPLKPRPLREDLIKELRRLEEAGLVVVEGGVARPLSRALVAAEALKSGASLLELAPRLSWRDFESLCSSAFEANGFKVATSLRFKSSGRLYEVDVVAQRGQVLVAVDCKNWGVRAGKPPQLRRAVDRHLERARALADALPTLRERLGLPLEPRVRVVPCLVTLLEEAVAIHCGVPIVPVLKLNSFIQELHAYLGSLAVFEACP; encoded by the coding sequence CCCCCCCTTAAGCCTAGGCCCCTCCGCGAGGACTTGATTAAGGAGCTGCGTAGGCTCGAAGAGGCTGGGCTAGTGGTAGTTGAGGGAGGGGTGGCTAGGCCTCTCAGCAGGGCCTTGGTGGCCGCCGAGGCCTTAAAGTCCGGGGCTAGCCTACTAGAGCTAGCCCCTAGGCTAAGCTGGAGGGACTTTGAGTCTCTGTGCTCTAGCGCCTTTGAAGCCAACGGGTTTAAGGTAGCCACTTCGCTTAGGTTCAAGTCGTCCGGCAGGCTCTACGAGGTCGACGTAGTGGCTCAGAGGGGCCAGGTTTTAGTAGCTGTAGACTGTAAGAACTGGGGGGTTAGGGCTGGTAAGCCCCCTCAGCTTAGGAGGGCGGTGGATCGTCACTTAGAGAGGGCTAGGGCCCTCGCTGATGCGCTACCTACTCTTCGAGAGAGGCTAGGCCTACCTTTAGAGCCCAGGGTTCGAGTCGTCCCTTGCCTAGTTACTCTGCTCGAAGAGGCTGTGGCTATCCACTGCGGAGTCCCTATAGTCCCAGTGCTGAAGCTAAACTCTTTTATTCAGGAGCTTCACGCCTACCTAGGCTCCTTGGCGGTGTTTGAGGCCTGCCCCTAG